A single genomic interval of Aureliella helgolandensis harbors:
- a CDS encoding SMP-30/gluconolactonase/LRE family protein produces MSQTTDAQLLFLPDSESLRFLPEGPTALGSGRFSWVAIQHGADAQNGSLNIFDVASGTNQQYALPGRPGFAKPTNRSDTFVVGCERELGLFNTESRQWQSIASGIDADRDGTIINDGTVYADNLVFGTKDLEFKTPKAGLYLFRASDQQLIRLRDDQVCSNGKDVMDSGDGGLHLIDIDSPTKKVVRYRLNLDGGELSECETIVDLNDLPSVPDGMTLTPDEQSMIISFYNPNPAEFGETRQYSLLNGQLEHIWRTPQSPQNTCPLLLEMPDGSVKLIITTAVEHMPSERRQDAKLAGGLFVAETSFATSPATPMFPIDRFL; encoded by the coding sequence ATGAGCCAGACCACCGATGCACAACTACTGTTTCTGCCCGATAGCGAATCGCTGAGGTTCCTTCCCGAAGGCCCAACCGCTTTGGGAAGTGGACGATTTAGCTGGGTAGCCATCCAGCATGGAGCGGACGCTCAAAACGGTTCTTTGAACATCTTCGATGTGGCGTCCGGTACCAATCAACAGTATGCCTTGCCAGGTCGCCCTGGATTTGCCAAGCCCACCAATCGCAGCGATACGTTCGTGGTGGGCTGTGAACGAGAATTGGGCCTCTTCAACACCGAGAGTCGACAGTGGCAGAGCATTGCAAGCGGAATTGATGCCGATCGCGACGGAACCATCATCAACGACGGTACAGTGTATGCTGACAATCTCGTCTTCGGCACTAAGGATTTGGAATTCAAAACGCCCAAAGCTGGTTTGTACCTTTTCCGTGCCAGCGACCAGCAGCTCATTCGCCTGCGCGATGATCAAGTCTGCAGTAATGGAAAGGATGTCATGGACTCCGGCGATGGCGGCCTACACCTCATCGATATCGACTCTCCAACCAAGAAGGTTGTCCGCTATCGATTGAACCTCGACGGTGGGGAGTTGAGCGAGTGTGAAACCATCGTAGACCTCAACGACCTCCCGTCGGTTCCAGATGGTATGACGCTGACGCCAGATGAGCAGAGCATGATCATCAGCTTCTACAATCCCAACCCTGCAGAATTTGGTGAAACGCGGCAGTACAGTCTCTTGAACGGCCAACTCGAGCATATTTGGCGGACCCCGCAGAGTCCTCAGAATACGTGCCCCTTGCTGTTGGAAATGCCTGACGGTTCGGTCAAGCTGATCATAACCACCGCCGTAGAGCACATGCCCAGTGAGCGCAGGCAAGATGCCAAGCTCGCCGGTGGCCTCTTTGTGGCAGAGACCTCCTTCGCCACTTCACCGGCAACACCGATGTTTCCCATTGATCGGTTCTTGTAG
- the folP gene encoding dihydropteroate synthase, with the protein MQKSQALHSADIPWRCTAWQLRTRSLEFGDLPALMGIVNVTPDSFSDGGKYFTPSQAVDHALRLEDAGASILDVGGESTRPYSDPVAAEEEWRRIEPVLGSLVGRVSIPISIDTSKSSIARRATEMGVEIINDVTGLEGDPEMLAVAAQSAAGVCAMHMQGTPQSMQDDPHYENVVHEIYDYLQQRDHALQAAGIDANRICLDPGIGFGKSHAHNLELLRGCQKFLELRRPILIGHSRKGFISKILGAPSTDRTLGSLGVSLALAAKQIPLLRVHDVAGTQQALACFAACGL; encoded by the coding sequence ATGCAAAAGTCGCAAGCACTCCACTCCGCAGATATCCCATGGCGATGCACAGCGTGGCAATTGCGCACTCGCAGCCTCGAATTCGGTGACTTGCCCGCATTGATGGGGATCGTCAATGTCACCCCCGATAGTTTTTCGGATGGAGGCAAATACTTCACGCCCTCGCAAGCCGTCGACCATGCGTTGCGGCTCGAAGACGCGGGGGCCAGCATTCTCGATGTCGGTGGCGAAAGCACCCGTCCCTACAGCGATCCGGTAGCAGCGGAGGAAGAGTGGCGCAGAATTGAACCCGTTCTCGGGTCGCTAGTCGGCAGAGTATCGATTCCAATCTCGATTGATACGTCCAAGAGTTCCATCGCACGCCGCGCGACCGAAATGGGTGTCGAGATCATCAACGACGTAACGGGTTTGGAGGGGGACCCCGAGATGCTCGCCGTCGCTGCACAATCGGCTGCAGGAGTCTGCGCCATGCATATGCAAGGCACCCCTCAATCCATGCAAGACGATCCACATTATGAAAACGTTGTCCACGAAATCTATGACTACTTGCAACAGCGTGACCATGCGTTGCAGGCAGCCGGTATTGATGCCAATCGCATCTGCCTCGATCCGGGCATCGGCTTCGGAAAATCCCACGCACACAACTTGGAACTGCTGCGAGGGTGCCAAAAATTCTTAGAATTGCGGCGGCCGATCCTGATCGGACATTCGCGTAAAGGCTTCATTTCCAAGATATTGGGAGCCCCGTCGACCGATCGAACACTGGGCAGCCTTGGCGTGAGTCTGGCGCTAGCCGCCAAGCAAATTCCACTGCTGCGCGTGCACGACGTGGCGGGAACTCAGCAAGCACTCGCCTGCTTCGCTGCGTGCGGCTTATGA
- a CDS encoding 3-hydroxyacyl-CoA dehydrogenase NAD-binding domain-containing protein produces the protein MSLTAKIDHAVIVGAGWVGRQIAARMAQHGLWVTLVDKSQEVCDDAWQWLKTLPAPSENAAGVGVAAPSVTDSTPLPVEPSWMERIAMSCSLAEVFTTPLREAAEGDAADGMELARKIDLVLECVPEQVSIKKRTLRQISKLAGTDTIIASNSSYFVPSMLSAYVTEPRRFAHLHFHVPVLRDSVADIVGCDATDPAVVEALREMVVRIGIEPLLLRREHPGYIFNWLLQSVLKSALELTALDVADPDTIDQSWKAVTGMPLGPFGMMDRIGLDVIEQVLSNARWASPTEVDSAQLLALVQQHTEQGRLGTKTGRGFYDYSEAGQITKLHRPTKLPQDGGVS, from the coding sequence GTGAGTTTAACTGCAAAAATCGATCATGCTGTGATTGTTGGAGCCGGATGGGTCGGTCGCCAGATTGCGGCTCGAATGGCACAGCACGGTCTATGGGTCACACTGGTCGACAAGTCTCAAGAGGTGTGTGACGATGCTTGGCAGTGGCTCAAAACGCTGCCAGCGCCCTCTGAGAATGCAGCTGGAGTAGGAGTTGCAGCGCCTAGCGTTACCGACTCCACTCCCCTTCCCGTTGAGCCCTCTTGGATGGAACGCATCGCAATGAGTTGTTCGCTGGCGGAAGTCTTCACGACGCCCCTGCGGGAAGCTGCGGAGGGAGACGCTGCGGACGGAATGGAACTTGCGCGCAAAATCGATTTGGTCCTGGAGTGCGTTCCTGAACAGGTCTCGATCAAGAAACGGACGCTGAGGCAGATTAGCAAGTTGGCCGGCACCGACACGATCATCGCGTCCAATAGCTCCTACTTTGTACCGTCGATGCTGTCTGCTTACGTTACGGAGCCGCGCCGATTTGCGCACCTGCACTTCCACGTGCCTGTGCTACGCGATTCGGTGGCCGATATCGTCGGGTGCGACGCGACCGATCCAGCAGTCGTGGAAGCACTCCGCGAAATGGTGGTGCGGATCGGTATTGAACCACTCCTGCTTCGGCGAGAGCATCCTGGCTATATCTTTAACTGGCTGTTGCAGTCTGTCCTCAAGTCCGCTTTGGAGCTGACCGCGTTGGATGTGGCTGATCCCGACACGATCGATCAATCTTGGAAGGCAGTGACGGGGATGCCTCTGGGACCATTTGGCATGATGGATCGAATCGGGCTGGACGTGATTGAGCAAGTGTTGAGCAATGCGCGTTGGGCTTCTCCCACGGAGGTGGACAGCGCCCAACTGCTGGCCCTGGTCCAGCAGCATACGGAACAGGGGCGGCTAGGAACAAAAACTGGACGCGGTTTCTACGACTATTCCGAAGCGGGCCAGATAACGAAGTTGCATCGACCTACCAAGCTACCGCAAGATGGTGGTGTTTCATAA
- a CDS encoding DUF1570 domain-containing protein, protein MSCPRRRRRFDLGDTHRIRDSVIASVSRLPYQALPSIRYLAVAVLVLWSVGPQLSPPLLADDSVPGVEVGEEAVGNVAVRTVQIEFKQGEASVSTVGEVQREYADGSLLLLTPDGQLWTLLHDEIQSIHDIDEPMQAATSKEIYEQFKEQLPPGFSVHKTRHYVMVYNTSPAYVQWAGELFEGQYSRFYNYWKSHGIKLDEPRFPLVALVFSDKASYSRYATHEIGQSAESMIGYYNMKTNRMVSYDLTGVDGSVPNGRRVTRTQIVKQVLAQPQAERTVSTIVHEAVHQLAFNSGLQVRLAANPLWVCEGLAMFFETTDIGNTRGWGAIGKVNYHNYVMFGKYLPSRKPASLPELISDDSKFRDSATASQAYPESWALTYFLMMTRNKDFVAYMKSMQQLPPLGETSPRERIDLFKQHFGELGELDQDFLRYVTRLR, encoded by the coding sequence ATGAGTTGCCCACGAAGAAGACGCCGCTTCGATCTCGGCGACACGCACCGCATCAGAGACTCGGTCATCGCTAGCGTCTCAAGGCTACCATACCAGGCACTCCCCTCCATCCGCTACCTCGCCGTGGCGGTATTGGTCTTGTGGAGCGTTGGGCCTCAGCTCAGCCCTCCACTGTTGGCTGACGACTCGGTTCCAGGAGTCGAAGTTGGTGAAGAAGCTGTCGGAAACGTCGCTGTGCGGACGGTTCAAATCGAATTTAAGCAAGGCGAAGCCTCGGTTTCAACCGTCGGAGAAGTACAGCGGGAGTACGCCGACGGAAGCCTACTCCTGCTAACGCCCGACGGCCAGCTGTGGACTCTCTTGCATGACGAGATCCAATCGATTCACGACATCGACGAGCCCATGCAAGCGGCCACTTCGAAGGAGATCTACGAGCAATTTAAGGAGCAACTTCCTCCCGGATTTTCCGTGCACAAGACGCGGCATTACGTGATGGTCTACAACACCAGCCCGGCCTACGTGCAGTGGGCAGGTGAGTTGTTCGAGGGGCAGTACTCGCGCTTCTACAACTACTGGAAATCGCATGGCATCAAGCTGGACGAGCCACGTTTCCCCCTCGTCGCGCTCGTCTTCAGCGACAAGGCCTCCTATTCGCGGTACGCCACTCATGAAATTGGTCAATCGGCCGAATCGATGATTGGCTACTACAACATGAAAACGAACCGCATGGTTTCGTACGATCTAACCGGGGTGGACGGAAGCGTTCCGAATGGTCGGCGTGTGACGCGAACCCAGATTGTCAAACAAGTCCTGGCGCAACCTCAAGCAGAGCGAACCGTCTCAACCATCGTGCACGAAGCGGTCCACCAACTTGCGTTCAACAGTGGATTGCAAGTTCGTTTGGCTGCCAACCCTCTTTGGGTTTGCGAGGGCTTGGCGATGTTCTTCGAGACGACCGACATTGGCAACACACGCGGATGGGGCGCTATCGGAAAGGTGAACTATCACAACTACGTGATGTTCGGCAAGTACCTGCCGTCTCGAAAGCCTGCTTCGCTTCCCGAACTGATATCCGACGATTCGAAATTTCGCGATTCGGCCACTGCCAGTCAAGCCTATCCGGAGAGCTGGGCACTGACTTACTTCCTCATGATGACGCGAAATAAAGACTTCGTGGCCTACATGAAATCGATGCAGCAACTCCCCCCCCTGGGCGAGACCTCGCCTCGAGAACGCATCGATTTGTTCAAGCAGCACTTTGGCGAGTTGGGAGAGCTCGACCAAGATTTCTTACGCTATGTTACGCGTCTCCGTTGA
- a CDS encoding PSD1 and planctomycete cytochrome C domain-containing protein gives MSRGIGGEPFASPPTPSPTGEAVDFFEKEIRPILIAHCVECHRAEDASGGFRADDSLGFQAGGDSGPAIVPGAPGSSRLIQAVRREGELVMPPDEPLAPHQVDALERWVQLGAVWPATAKPLRPASMQVIKTHWAFQPIADNPPPNVPDPDNWIQTPVDAFVLAQLNKQHIVPSPRADRRTLIRRVTYALTGLPPTPEKVAKFLNDESPQAYEALVEELLASAHYGEHWARHWLDVARYSDTKGYVYAREERNWVHAWGYRDWVIQALNKDMPYDRFLLLQLAADQVVDPHAEDLLAMGFLTLGRRFLGVQRDIIDDRIDVVCRGMLGLTVSCARCHDHKYDPIPTADYYSLYGVFNSCIESLDAIHPPGDKEAEDEVLEQRKSALREALREARTNASNRACNRVADYLFAQSELDKYPANGFDQIFQPEDLLPEFVRSWQRALRHAEQTSDPVFMAWLAFAKLDAADFQAQAVAVTQQLAESSPEQCNALVRQAFEQPPTSFREVCDRYGLLFTEVQAEWMKLLSAADGQGTQPPSALPNPAAEALRGAVLGKNAACQVPAGGIYNLETYFDSDTVTKLWKLQAEVDRRIMELGGSHRHALTLHDREHPVEPRIFLRGNPLNQGEDVPRRFLQVLSQPTSAPFEQGSGRLELAREIISPENPLTARVAVNRIWASHFGTGLVATPSDFGTRAAPPSHPQLLDWLASQFVEQEWSLKQLHRHIVLSSTFQQASRTANAHAESLDPQNRWLWRMNPQRLSFEEFRDSLLRASLQLDPTLGGAPSELFTPPYMPRRTVYGLVDRQYLPTVLRVFDFANPDLHVPQRNETTVPQQALFFMNHPLILEQAQTLAEQAGGAPEATQRVTAMFQHVFQRPPTTAELTTALQFVALEETSTVPTPSNTATDWEYGYGRWDRAQRRAVDFSRLPHFTGTAWQGGEHWPDGKLGWAQLTASGGHPGNDRDHAVIRRWTAPRALEIELESHVQHEAAAGDGIRAFIAHSQRGELWSAAFQQESRDFHIDRLEVQPGDQIDFVVDIGEGLNSDQFLWDVRLKELKSDPTSSNATAATSLSEWSSLKDFESSPPQVLNRWEQLAQILLCSNEFLFVD, from the coding sequence ATGAGTCGCGGGATCGGCGGCGAGCCATTTGCAAGTCCCCCAACACCTAGCCCCACAGGCGAGGCCGTCGATTTTTTCGAGAAAGAAATTAGGCCCATCTTGATCGCGCACTGCGTGGAATGCCATCGAGCCGAAGATGCCTCTGGCGGCTTTCGTGCCGATGACTCCCTCGGCTTCCAGGCGGGTGGCGATAGTGGGCCAGCCATTGTCCCAGGTGCCCCCGGGTCGAGTCGCCTGATCCAGGCGGTGCGACGGGAGGGAGAGTTGGTAATGCCTCCCGATGAGCCGTTGGCGCCCCACCAAGTCGATGCGTTGGAGCGGTGGGTTCAACTGGGAGCGGTTTGGCCCGCAACCGCCAAGCCACTCCGACCAGCCTCCATGCAGGTTATCAAAACTCACTGGGCATTCCAGCCAATCGCGGATAATCCTCCCCCGAACGTTCCCGACCCAGACAACTGGATTCAGACGCCCGTCGACGCCTTTGTGCTAGCGCAATTGAACAAGCAACACATCGTCCCCAGCCCCCGGGCCGACCGTAGAACTCTGATTCGGCGAGTCACCTATGCATTAACTGGCCTCCCACCCACGCCGGAGAAAGTCGCAAAGTTCCTCAATGATGAATCGCCTCAAGCCTACGAAGCGTTGGTCGAGGAATTGCTCGCTTCTGCGCATTATGGAGAGCATTGGGCACGCCACTGGCTGGACGTCGCACGCTATTCCGACACTAAGGGTTATGTCTACGCAAGAGAAGAACGCAACTGGGTCCATGCCTGGGGCTATCGCGACTGGGTCATTCAGGCTCTGAACAAGGACATGCCCTACGACCGCTTCCTACTCTTGCAACTGGCGGCCGATCAAGTGGTCGATCCCCATGCGGAAGATCTGCTGGCGATGGGCTTCCTTACACTCGGGCGGCGATTTCTGGGTGTCCAACGCGATATCATCGATGATCGCATCGACGTTGTCTGCCGTGGAATGCTCGGCCTGACCGTCAGTTGCGCTCGATGCCATGACCACAAATACGACCCGATACCTACTGCGGACTACTACTCCCTGTATGGTGTTTTCAACAGCTGCATCGAATCCCTGGATGCCATCCATCCTCCCGGAGATAAGGAGGCAGAAGATGAGGTGCTGGAACAGAGAAAATCGGCCCTCCGAGAGGCCCTGAGGGAAGCGCGCACAAACGCGTCTAACCGCGCGTGCAACCGAGTGGCAGACTACCTATTTGCCCAATCGGAGCTGGACAAGTACCCAGCCAACGGCTTTGACCAAATCTTTCAACCCGAGGATCTGTTGCCGGAGTTCGTGCGAAGTTGGCAACGTGCACTGCGACATGCAGAGCAAACCTCCGACCCAGTCTTTATGGCTTGGCTGGCGTTTGCAAAGTTGGACGCGGCAGACTTCCAGGCCCAGGCCGTAGCCGTAACGCAACAGTTGGCCGAGTCCTCCCCCGAACAATGCAATGCTCTGGTTCGTCAGGCTTTCGAACAACCACCGACCTCTTTTCGCGAGGTCTGCGATCGTTACGGCCTGTTGTTTACCGAGGTTCAGGCAGAGTGGATGAAATTGCTCTCCGCCGCCGACGGACAGGGTACACAGCCTCCTTCGGCTCTGCCCAACCCAGCAGCGGAAGCGTTGAGAGGGGCTGTGCTCGGAAAAAATGCTGCTTGCCAAGTACCTGCAGGCGGTATCTATAACCTAGAAACATATTTCGATTCCGATACGGTGACCAAACTTTGGAAGCTCCAAGCGGAAGTCGATCGGCGGATTATGGAACTGGGCGGTTCCCACCGACACGCCCTAACACTCCACGATAGGGAGCATCCCGTTGAGCCAAGAATCTTCCTACGTGGCAATCCTCTCAACCAAGGTGAGGATGTACCGCGACGTTTTCTGCAGGTTCTATCCCAGCCAACCTCGGCTCCCTTCGAGCAGGGGAGTGGGCGGTTAGAGTTGGCCCGGGAAATCATCTCACCGGAGAATCCCCTGACTGCGCGAGTTGCTGTAAATCGCATTTGGGCAAGCCATTTTGGGACCGGCCTAGTCGCCACGCCCAGTGACTTTGGAACGCGAGCTGCTCCTCCATCCCATCCGCAACTCCTCGATTGGTTGGCCTCACAATTTGTCGAGCAGGAGTGGAGTTTGAAGCAACTGCACCGACACATCGTATTGTCCTCCACATTCCAACAGGCATCTCGAACCGCCAATGCCCACGCGGAGTCGCTCGACCCGCAGAATCGTTGGCTGTGGCGAATGAACCCTCAACGCCTTTCGTTCGAAGAGTTTCGAGACTCGTTGTTGCGTGCCAGTTTGCAGCTCGACCCCACGCTAGGTGGAGCACCTAGCGAGTTGTTCACTCCACCCTATATGCCTCGACGCACGGTGTACGGACTGGTAGATCGCCAGTATTTGCCTACGGTGCTGCGCGTCTTCGACTTTGCCAATCCAGACTTACACGTTCCCCAGCGGAATGAAACGACGGTGCCGCAGCAAGCCCTATTCTTTATGAACCATCCGCTCATCCTCGAACAAGCCCAGACGCTTGCAGAGCAAGCCGGTGGAGCACCGGAGGCTACACAGCGTGTGACGGCAATGTTCCAGCATGTGTTTCAACGTCCTCCTACGACCGCTGAACTAACCACTGCGTTGCAGTTCGTGGCATTGGAGGAAACCTCAACGGTCCCCACTCCCAGCAACACGGCCACCGATTGGGAATACGGCTACGGTCGCTGGGATCGGGCGCAGCGACGCGCCGTGGATTTTTCCCGCTTGCCGCACTTTACGGGCACCGCTTGGCAGGGCGGTGAACACTGGCCAGATGGCAAACTCGGTTGGGCGCAGCTGACTGCCTCAGGAGGCCACCCGGGGAACGACCGCGACCACGCAGTGATCCGCCGTTGGACAGCGCCTCGAGCCCTAGAAATTGAGCTAGAGTCTCACGTGCAGCACGAGGCAGCCGCTGGCGACGGAATCCGCGCCTTCATCGCCCATAGCCAGCGTGGCGAACTGTGGTCTGCAGCCTTCCAGCAAGAAAGCCGCGATTTTCACATCGATCGACTGGAGGTCCAACCAGGTGATCAAATCGATTTTGTCGTCGACATTGGAGAGGGACTCAACAGCGACCAATTCTTGTGGGACGTGCGTTTGAAAGAACTGAAGAGTGATCCAACCAGCTCGAATGCAACCGCTGCAACCAGCCTTAGTGAGTGGAGTTCGCTAAAGGATTTCGAATCCTCCCCTCCACAGGTATTGAACCGATGGGAGCAATTGGCACAAATCCTACTGTGTAGCAACGAATTCCTGTTTGTCGACTAG
- a CDS encoding DUF1501 domain-containing protein, with product MNSHTSTHDFSRRRLLTRSALGLGGLALSSVLATDGHLVAAEQPRGSLAARAPHFPARAKRVIHFFLNGGPSHVDTFDPKPALQKYAGQPLPQTLTTERKTGAAFPSPFKFKRYGESGIEVSELFHRTAAHIDDIAVIRSMVAQVPNHEPSLMLMNCGDSVQARPSMGAWLLYGLGTENQNLPGFIAMCPGGLPIKDNENWQAAFLPGAYQGTYIDSKHTEFKRLIENIEHPHITSTQQQQQLDLLAQWNRQHAATRSDSRLDARIQSYELAFRMQRDAQDAFDVSDEPAYMQEMYGKGVHGRQTLIARRLLERGVRYVQLWHGAGQPWDNHDKIEENHRRLAGEIDQPIAALLTDLKQRGMLEETLVLWGGEFGRTPTVELSGAGVPQYGRDHNHYGFTVWMAGGGIKGGTVHGATDEFGFKAQENPTSVHDLHATMLHALGLDHERLTYRYGGRDFRLTDVHGKILHDILA from the coding sequence ATGAATTCCCACACCTCGACGCATGATTTTTCCCGTCGCCGGCTGCTAACCCGCTCCGCCTTGGGGCTTGGCGGACTCGCGCTTTCTTCAGTGCTGGCAACCGATGGTCACCTGGTCGCGGCAGAGCAACCACGAGGTTCCCTTGCAGCGCGAGCGCCACACTTTCCGGCTCGGGCAAAGCGGGTGATCCACTTCTTCCTCAACGGTGGCCCATCGCATGTCGACACGTTCGATCCCAAGCCTGCGCTGCAAAAATATGCTGGTCAGCCCTTACCGCAAACGCTCACTACGGAACGCAAGACCGGTGCGGCTTTCCCGTCGCCCTTCAAGTTCAAACGCTACGGAGAGTCGGGCATCGAAGTCAGCGAACTCTTTCACCGCACTGCTGCGCACATTGACGACATCGCTGTCATTCGCTCGATGGTCGCTCAAGTTCCCAACCATGAGCCTTCCCTCATGCTGATGAACTGTGGCGACTCGGTCCAGGCGCGGCCCAGCATGGGTGCTTGGCTACTGTATGGATTGGGAACCGAGAATCAGAATCTGCCGGGCTTTATTGCAATGTGCCCAGGGGGGCTTCCCATTAAAGACAACGAGAACTGGCAGGCTGCATTTTTACCGGGCGCCTACCAAGGCACCTACATTGACTCCAAGCACACCGAATTCAAACGCCTCATCGAAAACATCGAACATCCACACATTACTTCCACGCAACAGCAGCAGCAGTTGGACCTCCTTGCCCAGTGGAATCGGCAACATGCCGCTACCCGCTCCGACTCCCGCCTTGATGCCCGGATTCAATCCTATGAACTGGCCTTTCGCATGCAGCGAGATGCGCAGGATGCGTTTGACGTAAGCGATGAGCCAGCGTACATGCAGGAAATGTATGGCAAGGGAGTGCATGGGCGTCAAACGCTGATCGCCCGACGCCTGCTAGAACGCGGCGTGCGCTACGTGCAACTCTGGCATGGTGCAGGCCAACCCTGGGACAATCATGACAAAATCGAAGAGAATCATCGACGCCTAGCAGGCGAAATCGACCAACCCATCGCCGCCTTGCTAACCGACCTCAAGCAGCGAGGAATGTTGGAGGAGACGCTAGTCCTGTGGGGCGGAGAATTCGGCAGAACTCCAACTGTCGAACTGAGTGGAGCTGGCGTGCCTCAGTATGGTCGCGACCATAACCACTACGGCTTCACCGTTTGGATGGCCGGAGGCGGCATCAAAGGTGGCACCGTGCATGGGGCTACCGATGAATTCGGCTTTAAAGCACAGGAGAATCCGACCTCGGTGCACGACCTTCATGCAACCATGTTGCACGCTCTAGGGCTAGACCACGAACGATTGACCTACCGTTACGGTGGCCGCGACTTCCGGCTCACCGATGTCCATGGCAAAATCTTGCACGATATTCTGGCTTAG
- a CDS encoding UPF0236 family transposase-like protein, with the protein MQLKRVRWAVQDETSSTPIDALLDEAEKSFTCGIREMLCRLNQSSSSFVKTAANIARLSSIDISGESVRQLVEYEGRKVTNQLTRGGIDIGWSSADCTLENVPQKSSASSSAASGAVNDQQKPTPTRVYVGCDGVKVPVVTQAEKTKRRTTIKLKRRRSGKKCRPLPAARAGSDQQYKEARIVVAYNESQTLRLVIATRGDCEVTGRLMRSMATTIKLDEATESIANIDGAPWIRNQLEFHNIVDKINLDYYHMKDNAQKARREMFGEDESGATWLTALTNILMEQGVDALLSELLTQKLTCSGRRLQALEQLIGYISERREIIRYRELRARGIQIGSGPTEAQCKTTTQRVKGRGRRWDFANAECMMNLAALEASNLWDNYWGNHAKNAA; encoded by the coding sequence GTGCAACTAAAGCGTGTTCGGTGGGCAGTTCAAGACGAAACCAGCAGCACACCGATCGATGCCTTGCTGGATGAAGCAGAGAAAAGCTTCACGTGCGGGATACGTGAGATGCTTTGTCGTTTGAATCAAAGTTCCTCCAGCTTTGTAAAGACTGCGGCCAATATCGCTCGTTTATCATCGATCGACATTAGCGGCGAAAGCGTACGGCAATTGGTCGAGTACGAAGGTCGCAAGGTAACCAACCAGCTAACGCGAGGGGGCATTGATATTGGCTGGTCGTCGGCAGACTGCACGTTGGAAAATGTTCCCCAGAAGTCGTCGGCCAGTTCATCAGCCGCATCTGGCGCAGTGAATGATCAACAAAAACCAACCCCAACTCGGGTTTATGTCGGCTGCGACGGAGTGAAGGTACCGGTCGTTACTCAAGCCGAGAAGACTAAGCGTCGCACTACGATCAAACTGAAACGTCGACGTAGTGGAAAGAAATGTCGGCCGTTGCCAGCAGCTCGAGCAGGTTCGGATCAACAGTACAAGGAAGCAAGAATCGTAGTTGCTTACAACGAATCTCAGACGCTCCGGCTTGTGATAGCTACCCGCGGTGATTGCGAAGTCACTGGGCGCTTGATGCGAAGTATGGCGACGACCATCAAACTAGATGAAGCGACTGAGTCCATTGCAAATATCGATGGCGCTCCATGGATACGCAACCAATTGGAGTTTCACAACATTGTGGATAAAATCAACTTGGATTACTACCACATGAAAGACAACGCACAAAAGGCGCGTCGCGAGATGTTCGGCGAGGATGAATCGGGAGCCACATGGTTAACGGCATTGACCAACATCCTGATGGAACAGGGAGTCGACGCACTGCTGAGTGAGCTGCTTACTCAGAAACTCACGTGCTCAGGTCGACGCCTTCAAGCCTTGGAGCAATTGATCGGATATATTTCGGAGCGTCGTGAAATCATTCGTTATCGCGAACTTCGCGCTCGCGGCATTCAGATCGGCAGTGGTCCGACCGAGGCCCAATGCAAAACTACCACACAACGGGTCAAAGGCCGAGGTCGCCGGTGGGATTTCGCCAATGCCGAGTGCATGATGAACCTCGCTGCACTCGAAGCGAGTAACCTCTGGGACAATTACTGGGGAAATCATGCAAAAAATGCTGCCTAA